Proteins from one Salarias fasciatus chromosome 14, fSalaFa1.1, whole genome shotgun sequence genomic window:
- the cep164 gene encoding centrosomal protein of 164 kDa isoform X2: MSAAALIGDQLILEEDYDENYIASEQEIFEYAREIGIDPDTEPDLLWLAREGIVAPLPPEWKPCQDVTGEIYYFNFSTGQSTWDHPCDEHYRRLVGQERERTQLTAAAGAPGDKKKEKKKTKKEKKEKKENKKKKEPLRTPGALSSSLGPLPSPLGSLAPLRGLDAPLQGPLSGSAPALRGSLSSSGGLEPLRTSSRGLRGSGALSVLGSRQEEKVLLDLPAFNDENNEDNVSENEPDSRGSDRPLKNLHFDLDDLGAGLKDEGSEGSDLVPPEERTEPELQDLAMSGDQSPELPSKQDSEASRELEETSFSVDVKVQLSKKVPEIKDLNGRIGQQEKSEEKEEVDTDTDERHVQAKSKDEPLVHEVSRLVLHQSSPSLSFSGSSHSEEIPLERGEPPGLQRPQSSRGRLVRTSNTQLDDAEVYVKNRETTILKDREKKEDGDRGEEEDEERLKRNTERELEGERERMQKEKERRIQILQDELRREEEQEERRLKEQSEERLRTLRQRLLSRRTEEEARLSRESDQKLEELKQSVKKEREEQQQQIREESKAILKELQVSVEEERAAARSQLEDEKRRDLERLKEESEGELQAERRRLQREREDQVNSIKQEARSTERRRELMMSPRPEHQLAEYHRELGEVLQEVREEVQRDHERKLEQLKDDHRREMSSIREKYLDEETAQREQMLSALKDDRERLQASHTLQLEKLRLQLDAQIQKTQLAHSRKESELKDLADQLELREKELKSQEALLLTKAADLRRRRQKLGEEEQEVDSQLEALPRLIHERDQLKEALREEKAQARELVQVAREERNEARGQERRLKEERDRAREENRRLKEENGRLQSKVALLQERCQRLSLRLSELDQEAGVKSSPRSERNKKKEQETAPPADHKEPLLHVDDLDEPPLSPVPDSHSSMDEFRPYISSHGATIQKTKLFLERESSRLQERQAALQAAAQSSSSQGPTHPGGMTQEMIRSLQQEARNVAELQQTVQTGNSLLRRQEEQLQQLESSMAEEPLFEDLSRHAGERKVTFDVTESDLSSAVDPPDAAGHHPTVPAKVQELAESLQQISSQLNTVLGALGSLAQGQGTVNHPTSASAPAIPNMHHLSASSLGPPPPPAARVSQPPWAWPPHSESSTAMPLFSTPISGGLRASDELINSRWSSIFPGASIDQATSSTQRSSPAYSLYTPISDHDSWSTKRSLQMDGQRLQGLIDGNKRWLEMRKKDTSIPLFTRYRAPSSKTGLVQLGLSDNNQIRVYHY, encoded by the exons CCAGGATGTGACGGGAGAGATCTACTATTTCAACTTCTCCACTGGCCAGTCCACCTGGGATCACCCCTGCGACGAGCACTACCGCCGCCTGGTGGGACAGGAGCGAGAGCGCACCCAGCTCACAGCCGCCGCCGGAGCCCCGGGAgacaagaagaaggagaaaaagaagacaaagaaggaaaagaaggagaagaaagagaataaaaagaagaaggagccaCTCAGGACACCTGGA GCACTGAGTTCCTCATTGGGACCCTTGCCGTCCCCACTCGGCAGCTTGGCTCCCCTGAGAGGGCTGGACGCACCTTTGCAGGGTCCTCTCTCTGGTTCTGCCCCCGCTCTGCGGGGGTCTCTAAGCAGCTCCGGAGGGCTGGAACCCCTCAGGACATCTTCCAGG GGTCTCCGAGGCAGCGGCGCCCTCAGTGTTCTGGGAAGCCGACAAGAGGAGAAAGTATTGCTTGACCTGCCTGCTTTTAATGATGAGAATAATGAAGACAACGTCTCTGAAAATGAG CCAGATTCTCGGGGCTCGGATAGGCCGCTCAAGAATCTCCACTTCGACCTGGACGACCTCGGAGCAGGCCTAAAGGATGAG GGCAGTGAAGGCAGCGATTTGGTTCCCCCCGAGGAGAGGACGGAGCCAGAGTTGCAGGACTTGGCCATGTCTGGAGACCAGAGCCCCGAGCTGCCTTCAAAGCAG gactctGAGGCCAGTAGGGAGCTGGAAGAGACGTCCTTTTCCGTAGATGTCAAGGTACAG CTGTCAAAGAAAGTTCCAGAAATTAAGGACCTCAATGGGAGAATCGGTCAGCAGGAGaaatcagaagaaaaagaagaagtggaCACGGACACCGACGAAAG GCACGTCCAGGCCAAAAGCAAAGACGAGCCTCTGGTCCATGAAGTCAGCCGACTCGTCCTTCACCAGTCCAGTCCTTCGCTCTCTTTCTCCGGCTCCTCCCACTCAGAGGAGATCCCTCTGGAACGGGGCGAGCCCCCGGGCCTTCAGAGACCCCAGAGCTCCAGAGGCCGCCTGGTTCGCACCTCCAACACCCAGCTGGACGACGCCGAGGTCTACGTGAAGAACAGAGAAACAACAATCCTGAAAGAcagggagaagaaagaagatGGAGAcaggggggaagaggaggatgaagagaggctgaagaggaacACCGAGCgagagctggagggagagagggagcgcatgcagaaggaaaaagaaaggagaattCAAATTCTCCAGGACGAGCTCcggagagaagaggagcaggaggagaggaggctgaAGGAGCAGAGTGAGGAAAGACTCAG GACTCTGCGACAGCGTCTCCTCTCCAGGAGGACGGAAGAGGAAGCCAGGCTGAGCAGGGAGTCCGACCAGAAGCTGGAAGAGCTCAAACAGTCTgtcaagaaagagagagaggagcagcagcagcagatcag GGAGGAAAGCAAGGCAATTCTTAAGGAGTTACAAGTCAGCGTAGAGgaggagcgagcggcggcgcgCAGCCAACTGGAGGACGAGAAGAGGCGAGACTTAGAGCGCCTGAAGGAGGAGTCAGAGGGGGAGCTGcaagctgagaggaggaggctgcaaaGAGAGCGCGAGGACCAAGTGAACTCCATCAAACAGGAG GCGAGAAGcaccgagaggaggagggagctgaTGATGAGTCCACGGCCCGAACACCAACTGGCAGAGTACCACCGCGAG CTGGGCGAGGTGCTCCAGGAAGTGCGTGAGGAGGTGCAGCGCGACCAcgagaggaagctggagcagctgaaggacGACCACAGGCGAGAGATGAGCAGCATCAGAGAGAAATACCTGGACGAG gagaCTGCTCAGAGGGAGCAGATGCTGTCTGCTCTGAAGGACGACAGGGAGCGTCTTCAGGCCTCACACACTCTTCAGCTGGAGAAGCTTCGTCTTCAGCTGGACGCACAGATCCAAAAGACTCAGCTGGCACACTCTCGCAAG GAATCGGAGCTGAAAGATCTGGCAGATCAGctggagctgagagagaaagagctgaAGAGCCAGGAAGCCTTGCTGCTGACAAAG GCAGCAGATCTGAGAAGAAGACGACAAAAgcttggagaggaggagcaggaagtggacagTCAGCTAGAG GCCTTACCGAGGCTGATCCACGAGAGAGACCAGCTGAAGGAGGCGCTGAGAGAGGAGAAAGCTCAGGCCCGAGAGCTCGTCCAGGTCGCCCGGGAGGAGAGGAATGAGGCCAGGGGGCAGGAGaggaggctgaaggaggagagagacagagccagggaggagaacaggaggctgaaggaggagaacgGCCGCCTGCAGAGCAAGGTGGCCCTGCTGCAGGAGAGATGCCAGCGGCTCAGCCTCCGACTCAG TGAGCTGGATCAAGAGGCGGGAGTGAAGTCCTCACCCAGATCTGAGCGGAACAaaaagaaggagcaggagaCGGCGCCTCCCGCTGATCACAAAGAGCCGCTGCTGCACGTCGATGACCTGGACGAGCCGCCTTTATCTCCTGTCCCCGACAGCCACAGCAGCATGGACGA GTTTCGGCCGTACATCTCCTCACACGGCGCAACCATCCAGAAGACCAAACTcttcctggagagagagagcagccgaCTGCAGGAGAGGCAGGCAGCTCTGCAGGCCGCCGCCCAGAGCAGCTCCTCTCAGGGCCCGACTCATCCGGGAGGAATGACCCAGGAGATGATCAGAAGCCTCCAGCAG GAGGCCAGAAACGtggcggagctgcagcagacggTTCAGACGGGAAACAGTCTCCTGAGGAGGcaagaggagcagctgcagcagctggagagctcCATGGCTGAGGAG ccTCTTTTTGAGGATCTGTCTCGACATGCAGGAGAGAGGAAGGTCACCTTTGATGTGACCGAGTCTGACCTGAGCAGCGCTGTGGATCCGCCGGACGCTGCAG gACATCATCCCACTGTACCGGCCAAAGTCCAGGAATTGGCCGAGTCTCTCCAGCAGATCTCCAGCCAGCTCAACACCGTCCTGGGTGCTCTGGGCTCACTGGCTCAGGGGCAGGGAACCGTAAACCACCCCACCTCCGCTTCTGCCCCAGCCATTCCCAACATGCACCACCTGAGCGCCAGCTCCttgggtcctcctcctcctcctgcagcgagGGTCTCACAGCCGCCCTGGGCTTGGCCACCGCACAGCGAATCCTCCACAGCCATGCCGCTCTTCAGCACGCCCATCAGCGGCGGGCTGAGGGCCTCGGACGAGCTCATCAACAGCCGATGGAGCAGCATATTTCCAG GAGCGTCTATTGATCAGGCCACCTCCAGCACACAGAGGAGCAGTCCGGCTTACTCCTTATACACTCCTATCAG tgaTCACGACTCCTGGTCCACAAAGAGATCGCTGCAGATGGACGGCCAGAGGCTGCAGGGGCTCATCGACGGCAACAAGAGGTGGTTGGAGATGCGCAAGAAAGACACCAGCAT ACCTCTCTTCACTCGCTATCGGGCTCCCTCCTCCAAGACCGGCCTGGTCCAGCTGGGCCTGAGCGACAACAACCAGATCAGAGTCTACCATTACTGA
- the cep164 gene encoding centrosomal protein of 164 kDa isoform X3 → MSAAALIGDQLILEEDYDENYIASEQEIFEYAREIGIDPDTEPDLLWLAREGIVAPLPPEWKPCQDVTGEIYYFNFSTGQSTWDHPCDEHYRRLVGQERERTQLTAAAGAPGDKKKEKKKTKKEKKEKKENKKKKEPLRTPGALSSSLGPLPSPLGSLAPLRGLDAPLQGPLSGSAPALRGSLSSSGGLEPLRTSSRGLRGSGALSVLGSRQEEKVLLDLPAFNDENNEDNVSENEPDSRGSDRPLKNLHFDLDDLGAGLKDEGSEGSDLVPPEERTEPELQDLAMSGDQSPELPSKQDSEASRELEETSFSVDVKLSKKVPEIKDLNGRIGQQEKSEEKEEVDTDTDERHVQAKSKDEPLVHEVSRLVLHQSSPSLSFSGSSHSEEIPLERGEPPGLQRPQSSRGRLVRTSNTQLDDAEVYVKNRETTILKDREKKEDGDRGEEEDEERLKRNTERELEGERERMQKEKERRIQILQDELRREEEQEERRLKEQSEERLRTLRQRLLSRRTEEEARLSRESDQKLEELKQSVKKEREEQQQQIREESKAILKELQVSVEEERAAARSQLEDEKRRDLERLKEESEGELQAERRRLQREREDQVNSIKQEARSTERRRELMMSPRPEHQLAEYHRELGEVLQEVREEVQRDHERKLEQLKDDHRREMSSIREKYLDEETAQREQMLSALKDDRERLQASHTLQLEKLRLQLDAQIQKTQLAHSRKESELKDLADQLELREKELKSQEALLLTKAADLRRRRQKLGEEEQEVDSQLEALPRLIHERDQLKEALREEKAQARELVQVAREERNEARGQERRLKEERDRAREENRRLKEENGRLQSKVALLQERCQRLSLRLSELDQEAGVKSSPRSERNKKKEQETAPPADHKEPLLHVDDLDEPPLSPVPDSHSSMDEFRPYISSHGATIQKTKLFLERESSRLQERQAALQAAAQSSSSQGPTHPGGMTQEMIRSLQQEARNVAELQQTVQTGNSLLRRQEEQLQQLESSMAEEPLFEDLSRHAGERKVTFDVTESDLSSAVDPPDAAGHHPTVPAKVQELAESLQQISSQLNTVLGALGSLAQGQGTVNHPTSASAPAIPNMHHLSASSLGPPPPPAARVSQPPWAWPPHSESSTAMPLFSTPISGGLRASDELINSRWSSIFPGASIDQATSSTQRSSPAYSLYTPISDHDSWSTKRSLQMDGQRLQGLIDGNKRWLEMRKKDTSIPLFTRYRAPSSKTGLVQLGLSDNNQIRVYHY, encoded by the exons CCAGGATGTGACGGGAGAGATCTACTATTTCAACTTCTCCACTGGCCAGTCCACCTGGGATCACCCCTGCGACGAGCACTACCGCCGCCTGGTGGGACAGGAGCGAGAGCGCACCCAGCTCACAGCCGCCGCCGGAGCCCCGGGAgacaagaagaaggagaaaaagaagacaaagaaggaaaagaaggagaagaaagagaataaaaagaagaaggagccaCTCAGGACACCTGGA GCACTGAGTTCCTCATTGGGACCCTTGCCGTCCCCACTCGGCAGCTTGGCTCCCCTGAGAGGGCTGGACGCACCTTTGCAGGGTCCTCTCTCTGGTTCTGCCCCCGCTCTGCGGGGGTCTCTAAGCAGCTCCGGAGGGCTGGAACCCCTCAGGACATCTTCCAGG GGTCTCCGAGGCAGCGGCGCCCTCAGTGTTCTGGGAAGCCGACAAGAGGAGAAAGTATTGCTTGACCTGCCTGCTTTTAATGATGAGAATAATGAAGACAACGTCTCTGAAAATGAG CCAGATTCTCGGGGCTCGGATAGGCCGCTCAAGAATCTCCACTTCGACCTGGACGACCTCGGAGCAGGCCTAAAGGATGAG GGCAGTGAAGGCAGCGATTTGGTTCCCCCCGAGGAGAGGACGGAGCCAGAGTTGCAGGACTTGGCCATGTCTGGAGACCAGAGCCCCGAGCTGCCTTCAAAGCAG gactctGAGGCCAGTAGGGAGCTGGAAGAGACGTCCTTTTCCGTAGATGTCAAG CTGTCAAAGAAAGTTCCAGAAATTAAGGACCTCAATGGGAGAATCGGTCAGCAGGAGaaatcagaagaaaaagaagaagtggaCACGGACACCGACGAAAG GCACGTCCAGGCCAAAAGCAAAGACGAGCCTCTGGTCCATGAAGTCAGCCGACTCGTCCTTCACCAGTCCAGTCCTTCGCTCTCTTTCTCCGGCTCCTCCCACTCAGAGGAGATCCCTCTGGAACGGGGCGAGCCCCCGGGCCTTCAGAGACCCCAGAGCTCCAGAGGCCGCCTGGTTCGCACCTCCAACACCCAGCTGGACGACGCCGAGGTCTACGTGAAGAACAGAGAAACAACAATCCTGAAAGAcagggagaagaaagaagatGGAGAcaggggggaagaggaggatgaagagaggctgaagaggaacACCGAGCgagagctggagggagagagggagcgcatgcagaaggaaaaagaaaggagaattCAAATTCTCCAGGACGAGCTCcggagagaagaggagcaggaggagaggaggctgaAGGAGCAGAGTGAGGAAAGACTCAG GACTCTGCGACAGCGTCTCCTCTCCAGGAGGACGGAAGAGGAAGCCAGGCTGAGCAGGGAGTCCGACCAGAAGCTGGAAGAGCTCAAACAGTCTgtcaagaaagagagagaggagcagcagcagcagatcag GGAGGAAAGCAAGGCAATTCTTAAGGAGTTACAAGTCAGCGTAGAGgaggagcgagcggcggcgcgCAGCCAACTGGAGGACGAGAAGAGGCGAGACTTAGAGCGCCTGAAGGAGGAGTCAGAGGGGGAGCTGcaagctgagaggaggaggctgcaaaGAGAGCGCGAGGACCAAGTGAACTCCATCAAACAGGAG GCGAGAAGcaccgagaggaggagggagctgaTGATGAGTCCACGGCCCGAACACCAACTGGCAGAGTACCACCGCGAG CTGGGCGAGGTGCTCCAGGAAGTGCGTGAGGAGGTGCAGCGCGACCAcgagaggaagctggagcagctgaaggacGACCACAGGCGAGAGATGAGCAGCATCAGAGAGAAATACCTGGACGAG gagaCTGCTCAGAGGGAGCAGATGCTGTCTGCTCTGAAGGACGACAGGGAGCGTCTTCAGGCCTCACACACTCTTCAGCTGGAGAAGCTTCGTCTTCAGCTGGACGCACAGATCCAAAAGACTCAGCTGGCACACTCTCGCAAG GAATCGGAGCTGAAAGATCTGGCAGATCAGctggagctgagagagaaagagctgaAGAGCCAGGAAGCCTTGCTGCTGACAAAG GCAGCAGATCTGAGAAGAAGACGACAAAAgcttggagaggaggagcaggaagtggacagTCAGCTAGAG GCCTTACCGAGGCTGATCCACGAGAGAGACCAGCTGAAGGAGGCGCTGAGAGAGGAGAAAGCTCAGGCCCGAGAGCTCGTCCAGGTCGCCCGGGAGGAGAGGAATGAGGCCAGGGGGCAGGAGaggaggctgaaggaggagagagacagagccagggaggagaacaggaggctgaaggaggagaacgGCCGCCTGCAGAGCAAGGTGGCCCTGCTGCAGGAGAGATGCCAGCGGCTCAGCCTCCGACTCAG TGAGCTGGATCAAGAGGCGGGAGTGAAGTCCTCACCCAGATCTGAGCGGAACAaaaagaaggagcaggagaCGGCGCCTCCCGCTGATCACAAAGAGCCGCTGCTGCACGTCGATGACCTGGACGAGCCGCCTTTATCTCCTGTCCCCGACAGCCACAGCAGCATGGACGA GTTTCGGCCGTACATCTCCTCACACGGCGCAACCATCCAGAAGACCAAACTcttcctggagagagagagcagccgaCTGCAGGAGAGGCAGGCAGCTCTGCAGGCCGCCGCCCAGAGCAGCTCCTCTCAGGGCCCGACTCATCCGGGAGGAATGACCCAGGAGATGATCAGAAGCCTCCAGCAG GAGGCCAGAAACGtggcggagctgcagcagacggTTCAGACGGGAAACAGTCTCCTGAGGAGGcaagaggagcagctgcagcagctggagagctcCATGGCTGAGGAG ccTCTTTTTGAGGATCTGTCTCGACATGCAGGAGAGAGGAAGGTCACCTTTGATGTGACCGAGTCTGACCTGAGCAGCGCTGTGGATCCGCCGGACGCTGCAG gACATCATCCCACTGTACCGGCCAAAGTCCAGGAATTGGCCGAGTCTCTCCAGCAGATCTCCAGCCAGCTCAACACCGTCCTGGGTGCTCTGGGCTCACTGGCTCAGGGGCAGGGAACCGTAAACCACCCCACCTCCGCTTCTGCCCCAGCCATTCCCAACATGCACCACCTGAGCGCCAGCTCCttgggtcctcctcctcctcctgcagcgagGGTCTCACAGCCGCCCTGGGCTTGGCCACCGCACAGCGAATCCTCCACAGCCATGCCGCTCTTCAGCACGCCCATCAGCGGCGGGCTGAGGGCCTCGGACGAGCTCATCAACAGCCGATGGAGCAGCATATTTCCAG GAGCGTCTATTGATCAGGCCACCTCCAGCACACAGAGGAGCAGTCCGGCTTACTCCTTATACACTCCTATCAG tgaTCACGACTCCTGGTCCACAAAGAGATCGCTGCAGATGGACGGCCAGAGGCTGCAGGGGCTCATCGACGGCAACAAGAGGTGGTTGGAGATGCGCAAGAAAGACACCAGCAT ACCTCTCTTCACTCGCTATCGGGCTCCCTCCTCCAAGACCGGCCTGGTCCAGCTGGGCCTGAGCGACAACAACCAGATCAGAGTCTACCATTACTGA